AGTTCCGACGCTATTACTTACTTTAACTAACAACTGTTTTCCAAGATCTACATCGACCATAATGGCCTCCTTTGTTAGATAGATTCTCTAAAATTGCTGCGTTGACAATAAAACGAGCGTGCAGGCATTAATAGCATCAATATTATTCTCCTGTGCTTTCTTTAGAAGATCTGGATTCTCAGCACCAGGATTAAAAATAATACGCCTCGGGCAAATACCAATAACATCCTGTGTCATCATGCTTGAGATATTTTGTCCTACATAAAACGTTATCGTATCAATTTTCTCAGAAATATCCTTTAAGGATGAAAAAACTTTAACTCCATCAATTTCTTTAAGCCGAGGATGAATTGGAAAAACAATGTGACCTTTTTCTCGTAAAAGTTTTAATGCCTTATTTGAATATCGATCTACCTTATGTGATGCTCCCACAATAGCCACATTCATAATTAAATCACTTTCTTAGCAATCGCTTGCTCAGTAAACTTACAAATTTCATTCATTGTTGTTACTGCCTCAACAGGATATTTCCCAGCGGCTGTTTCCTCTGAAAGCATCGTATAGTTTGTTCCATCAATAATCGCGTTGGCCACATCTGTCGCCTCTGCGCGAGTCGGCCTAATGTGGCTAGTCATGCTCTCAAGCATTTGAGTTGCTGTGATAACAAATTTTCTTTTTGCGCGACATTTTCTTATAATAACTTTTTGCAGAACTGGAACTTCATAAATTGGAAAACAAACCCCCATATCTCCTCGGGCAACCATAATGCCATCTGACGCATCAATGATTTCGTCAATGTTATCGACTCCTTGACGATTTTCGATTTTTGCAATAATTAAGCATTTCTTTTTATGGTGATTGACAATGTCTCGGACATTTAAAATATCTTGTTTGTTACGGATAAAAGATTGCGCAACAAAATCAACATCATGCTTTAAGCCAAATTCTAAATCAAAAACATCTTTGTCTGTCATCCCTTTAAATTTTAATTTTACATCAGGGATATTAATACCTTTATTTTCTTTAATAATACCAGGAACAATTGTTTTTGCGGTCAAAACTTTTTTTGTACATTTTTTTATGAGTAAAACAATATTCCCATCCTCAATATACATATGACTTTCTGGCTTAATGTCTTTTAAAGACCCGTCATAATCAAAAGGAATCGCGCTCTTAGAATGATACGATTCATCATTCGTTAAATAAACAATTTGATTTTTCTTTAAGGGCACGCATCGAGAAGCGAAATTCTTAAGACTTCCAATGCGAATTCTAAAACCCTCTAAATCTTGCAAAATTTTTATATGTCTTCGATATTTTGAATTAAGAGATCGAATCAATTTCATTTTCTCAAGATGATCTTTGTGGGTTCCATGAGAAAAATTAAGACGTGCGACATCCATGCCCGCGAGAATCATTTTACGCAAAACAGCTGCACTCTCGCTCGATGGGCCAAGCGTACAAATAATTTGTGTTTTAACTTTTGTCATTTTTCCTCTTTTCAATTAAACTTTTAAGCTTCTTTTGATGACGATCAAAACACTGCATTATAACTTCGTCAGCTGAAATCTTGTTTTCCAAAAATATTTCAAGGCACAAGACCGCCAAATCTCCCGTTTCAATTAAAAAATGTTTGTCTTGGCTTTGATAAAGATCTTCAATCTCGCCAACATGTTTTCGCATCAAACTTAAAAGCTTTGTCTCATGGCTTTTCTTTTTCTTATCATTATATTGCCGAGAAAGACTATGAACTTTTTTAATCTCGTCTAAAGCTTGTTTTGTAAAAACCTTCATCTCTTCTATCTTCCCCGAAAAATCAACAAAATAAGAACATCCAATTCTCTACTGACTAACAACTTGCTTAATATCATTGATTTTGTTTTGAGTTGCAACCTCGCCACTTCGGATCAATTCATCAACCTTGTAAAGCTCAAACCAATCGATTCCCGTTAAATCCGGATGAATCAAGACATCTGCCTGCTGTGCGCTTTGTTCTGCCAAAACATAATCAACAGACTGAAAACTGCTAACAATAATATCACAAATATTCGGAGTCAATAACTTAGTCCAGGCCTTTGCAATACATCTTTGTAAAAAATAAAAAGGCAGGGCCAACGCAAAGCTCGGTCTCTTTTTTTCTTCTTTTTCTTTAGAAATCTGATAATCTTTTAGGACATCTTGCGGCGATTTTAAAATATTAACAGCAATAATCTTTCGAATGCCCATCGATGCTAAAACGTTTGTTGGAAGTGGATTAACAATACCACCATCGATAATAACATGATCGCCCTCAATAACTGGACTAATCACTCCAGGAATCGCAATACTTTTGCGGATTGCATCAACGACATCACCCCCATCAATAATTAGGTCCTCCCTCTTTGTTAAATCATATGCCACAATTTTTAATGGAATCCTTGTATTGTAAAAAGTTTGCTTTCCAATCTTTTTTCGAAGCCACCGCTTAATCATATATCCACCAATAAATCCAGATTTTGGAAAAATAATATCAAGCAAATGTAAACAACGAATCCTGCTTTCAAATTCCCGAGCAAGCTTTTCAATTTCTTGGGCATCGCGACCTAACGCCCAAAGCCCAGCAATCAACGCTCCAATGCTGCTTCCAACAACAATATCAACGGGAATGCCTTCTTTTTCAATAACCCGCAAAACACCAATATGAGAAATACCTAAAGCCGCACCGCCGCCTAATACCAATCCAACACGAACATCCCCAATTTCTCGAGCTATTTTTCTCATTTGCTGCGAGAATTTCGTAGACATATCAGGCATTAAAACCTGAAACATATCCAAAGAAATTGTTTCTGTGTTATCATCTTCAAAAATCTCAGAAAGATAAGCATAAATATCTTGTTCTAAAATTTGGTTTATTTTTTCATAAGGCACTCTCTTCTTGTTGTCTGTTTGTCGAACAAATATCTTTATTTTTTGTTTTTTTGACTCACCTAAACCAGAATGCTCTAATTTTCGTAAGAATAATTTTCCAGAAATTAAATCAGCTTTAGAATCACCAAGAATCAAATGAATATCATCAGACTGGTTTAACGTTGTTAGAACATCGTTATCAGACTGACTTGGTAAATCCAAAACAATAAAATGATATTCGTTTGCAAGGCTGCTGACAAACTGACTTATCTTTGTCGAAACAACAGAATCCTTTGAGTCAAAACAAACACTTAATAGATCTGCAGATTGATCACTCTTGATTATAGAAGACTCGGTATTTTCATAATGGTCAATAACTTCGTTTAAATTAATCGGCTGGTTTTTCCACAATGGTGAAAGCCTAGATGCTTTTTTCTCATATGAGCCTGACGATAAAACGCAGTTCATGTCAATAAAAATGACTTTTTTCCCTGTTTCTTTCTTTAAATGATGCGCTAAATTAAAGGCATAAATTGAACCACCCGTTCCCTGCCTTGGGCTATAAGTAGAAATAATTGTGCTTTCGAAAATAGACTTCTGATGATGCTGCTGTTTTTTAAGTCGACGAGACAACGTATAACTAAAATCAACAGCCAGACGTGGAACCTTACTTAAAATATCGTGAAAATCATCTTTTTCGATGCGTAAAACAAGCGCATCATTTAACGTTTCAAACGTCAGAGAATGAGGCTCTCCGGTTAAAAGAGAAATAATACCAAAATAAGTTCCTCGATAAATATATTCAACATTTTTCTTTTCTCCACTATCGCTTAAATTATATGCACACACACGCCCAGAAACCAAACAATAAAAACCGTCTGGCGAGTCACCCTTTTCATAAATAATTGCTCCCTTAGAATATTCCCGGAATGTGCATCGTGAAGCAATCTGATGAAGTTCTAGCCAATTTAAAGAACTAAAAGCAGGAATTTGGCGAATAATAAAAAACTTATTTATAATTGAAACTGGGCTTGTCATAAATATTTAATTTAAAAAATTCTCCATTCATACATATCATAAAGATGGATCTTCTGCAAAAGAACCTTGAACATTGGAAAACTAACATAAACCGCTAAAAAGATCCAAAGAAAAACGGAAAATCCGATAGATAGAAGATCAAAAAAAACTTCTGTTTTTTTATGGCGGCGGCTCAAGTCTAGGTATGCTCGCCTCGTTCCAGCTTCACCATCAGCCGATTCTGCACACTGTTGGTATATTCGTTTTGTGTGAACGATATCGCCATTTAGAACGTCTCTCAAAATATGAAAATAAGCAATATTATAATCGCATTCATCCTTTGAATGCTGACCTAATCGATGCTTACAATGGCATTGATTACAAAATCCTTTATATAAAAAATGAAAATAATTGGAATACAAAAAATTAAAAATAACCCAAGGTAAATTAAAAAACGCTATCGCATTAACAGGCTGAATAAAGAAGCGCTTAACTTCTAATCCATATTTCATTTGATTTCGATTTAGATCAAAATATAAAAACAACGAGTGATTCTTAAAATAACTTCCAACAATATATTGAGTATGAGGATCAAAAATTCGAACATCTTTTGAACCGCTAAAACGTTTTAAAAACTTTTTGCGCGTATGTTCGAGAGCCTGCTTAAAATCTATTTCGACTAGAGTTTTTTTGCACCGCTCGCAAACCATTGCGGACTCTTGATAGAAAACATTACAACTTAGACATTCTTTCATTAAATATTAATAAATTTTAAATGTTTTAATCATGCTTTCGGCATCTGGATAATATTGGTCATACTGTTCTTTTGGTGCAACAAAGGTAAGGATATACGCTCGCTGATTCTTAATAAAAAATGTCATCATAATTTGAACCGTAAAGCCTTCAGGATCAATCGAAGGAGCAAGATCTCTTTCAACAAGCTCTTCTGGATATCCATATTGCGTTAAAGTATAAACAATTTTATATCCGGGAACCCATCGATGCATGATTTTCTTAGACTCTAGAATGTCTAGATAAACATCGGGTAAATCTCCCATAAGCTTTAATTGATCAACAACAGACTTGGAATAATCCTCAAGAGAAACTCTATTATCCAGATCTTCGATCGAAATAGTTAAATTCTCTTGGAACGAATCAAATTTGTCTTCTGATGGCGACAAAAATGCAACAACCGCAGCGCCATAAGACTCCTTTTTCTCCCAATCTGCATTATAATGAATTGCGAATTCAAACGGAAGATTCCTGTAAACAGGGCGTTTATCTGATGAACAGCCAACGGCCAAAGCAAGGAGAAGACAAGAAAAAAATATTTTTCGATAAACTTTATAGATCATATATATCCTTATTAATATAAATATTATATCATTAAAAATAAACTTATCAGAAATTTATTACAAATTTACCCTAAATCTTATATTTAGCAAAATTCAAAGACTCTACTTTTGAATATAAACTAAACAAAATGGGCAGCTATTTCTTAGCTGCCCATAAAAATAAACCCTGCAATAAAATCTTATTTTTTACGCTTAATGGCTCGTTTTGCCGCCTCAGCAATATCAACATCTTTTAAATGATATTTTTTAAGTAAACCTTCTGGATCGCCGGTTTCACCATAAACATCTTTTATACCAACCATCTCGATTGGCGTTGGATATTCTTGTGATAACAATTCAGCAACAGCACTTCCCATACCACCAATAATCTGATGCTCTTCTGCAGTAACAATAGCTCCTGTTTCTTTTGCGCACGCAACAAGCGCAGCTTCATCCAAAGGTTTAACTGTATGCAAATTGATTACACGTGCATCAATCCCTTGTTTTTTAAGGATTTCTGCAGCCTGCAAAGATTCGTAGACCATCAATCCAGAACCAATTAACGTCACATCTTTGCCCTCGCGCATAATGCTAGCTTTTCCAAATTCAAAAACATCATCCTCTTTTGTCAAAACTGGAAACGGAGCCCTACTTGTTCTCATATAAACTGGGCCATAATGACTTGTCATCCAACGCGTGGCTTTTTTTGCTTCAATCGTATCAACAGGACAAATAACAGACATATTTGCTAAAACACGCATAATCGCAATATCCTCAAAAGATTGTGCAGTCGCCCCATCTTCGCCAACTGTAAGACCCGCATGAGAACAAACAATTTTCACATTAGCATTATTTTGACAAACATCGATTCGGATTTGATCATATGCTCTATTGGTCATAAAAACCGCAAAAGATGACGCAAACGCAACATATCCCTGCATGCTTAACCCAACCGCGGTTCCAATAACATCTTGCTCTGCAATACCCAAATTAAAGAATCGATCAGGAAATTCTTTTTTAAAATACTCGGCTCGCGTTGCGTCTTCCAAATCAGCAGAAACAACAACAATATCTTCGCGCTCTTTTCCTAGAGTTACCAGCTCTTCGCCAAATCCATCTCGTGTTGGTATCTTATCCATTAAATTTTCCCTTCTATCGAAGCTCGCTCAAAGCTTCCTTAAGTTGCTCATCATTAGGTGCTTTACCGTGCCATTGACACTTATTCTCCATAAAAGAAACCCCTTTGCCTTTTATGGTATTTGCAATAATTACCGTTGGCTTCTCTTTCGTATCTACAAATTGATCGAGCGCTTTAATCAACTCATTAAAATCATGACCATTCACATTAATAACTTCCCAACCAAAACTTTTCCATTTTTCAGCTAGAGGCTCAAGGCCCATAATATCACTAATAAGACCGTTTTCTTGAACTTTATTATAGTCAACGATTGCACAAACATTATTAAGCTTAAAGTGTGCAGCTGTCATCGCAGCTTCCCACACAGACCCTTCTTGAATTTCACCATCTCCCATTAAGCAATATATCTTAAAATCTTTATTTCGCATTCTTGCGCCAAGAGCTAATCCATTAGCAACAGAAAGTCCATGACCCAAAGATCCTGTATTAAGTTCAACTCCTGGAACTTTACGATGAACATGGCCCTGAAGCCTTGTGCCAAGTTTACGAAATGTGCTAAGTTCTTCTTTTGGAAAATATCCAAAATGCGAAAGAACTGTATAAACCGCTGGAGAAGCATGACCCTTAGAAATAATGAGCCTATCGCGGTCCTCCCAATTAGGGTCGGTAGACTTATAATTCATTTTGTAACCGTACAAACTAATTAGAATTTCCACTGCAGAAAGTGAGCCACCAGGATGTCCTGATTTGGCAGAATTTATAACTTGAAGAATATTCTTTCTAAGTTCAAGCGCTATTTCTTGCAACGCCTTAACATCACTCTTTTTCTCTGTCACTCTTGCCTCCATCCTTATACGAAGAAATTAAATCTATTATATTAATAAAATATTTATTTCTCAATTACGAAATCTAACAAAAAATGGGCCATGGAGGGCTTGAACCTCCCACCCCCTGATTAAGAGTCAGGTGCTCTACCAGATGAGCTAATGGCCCAAAATTACTACTATTTAAACTTGAGAAAGATTTTGGTGCTTATTCTCGTTTCCAAAAAACCTTATTTCGCCTTGAGGACCACGAGTGGCCCAAAATTACAACTATTTAAAAAGCAATTGAAAAACACACGAGTATACCAAATTCTTGCAAAAATGTATAGGATATAATTTCTTTATTTAGAAACCTAATTAACATTAAGCCCAATGAGACCTGGGTTAACAAGAAGAATAATCCCAAGAAGAACCATAATCAGCCCTCCAGTAAATTTCAGAATTTCCATTTGCCTTTGAGAAATCGGCTGGCCTCGAAATGTAAAAATAAAAATTGTAATAATAACGCCAAGAGGCAACACATAAACTAAATTGTATAACAATACATACAAATAATATCCAACCGAAGTTTCTAGCATTCTCGCCGATAAAATACTTGTATAAATAATGGGAAAGCCAGCCGTGCAAGGCAACTCGATCAAAGATGCCAATGTAGCCAACGCAATAGAAGACGAAATCAATACAGGAAATGTTCCTTTCTGAATAATTGATTTCATCGCATAAATTTTTTTCATGAGCGGTCCTCTCTGCTGATCAGGAATGGTAAGGCTTATTCCTTTCTTGAAAAACAAAAGCTCTTTGCAGTTAATCAAGCCAGCACCCAAAGCGAGAACAGCAATACCAATTCGGAGAGGCGTTATAAATCCAACATATTTAAATACATTAAGCCATGCCGCCATAAAAAGAAAATAAATCAAGAAAACCATGAATACAAAGCTAAACCCAACAACATATAGCCTTGCCTTAGAATCTGAGCTTGAAATTAGAAGCGTCATCAAACACGTAAGAACAAACATGTTGCATGGATTAAAACCATCAATTAAGGCAATCACAAATGTAAAAAGTGGCAAAGGCAACTGATACCCGATGTTTTCTAAGAATTTTGGTGAAATGGAGTGGGCCGCAAGAAAAAATAAAAGCAGGAATATTAAGCTGACAGCAACAACAATGTAATCTTTTTTCTTTTTCGAAATATCTCGAAGCTTGACCTCAAGACCTCTCTCAGTTCTCACAAGTTTACATAATGATACGAGTAACAAAATAAAAATAAAAGACAATACTATGAAAGGGAAAGAGTCTTTTAGAAAATCAAAAACTCCTCGTGATATTTGATTTGAACTATCACTCCAAAAAAGAGTCCAGCCTTCAATCTGAACGGCATTCTCAAAAGTAATCTCCCCTCCTGAGATAGAAACAGGTGCTGGCGCAATTTTTATATACGAAACACCTTTTAGAGCTTTCTTAACATTCTTTTCCGTTAAAAGTTTATGCAAAACCTGGTTATTACCAGTCCCAGTACCGTCTGATACCAAAACTCGATTTTTGGTCCAGATAGAAATTTTACCTGGAAGCTTCGCTAGATCTAAATCTTCAAAATTAATCTGCTGACCATCCGGCGTCGGACAAGGATTGCTATTAAACTCTCGCGTTGCCTCAAGAATCGAAACAACATTCATTTTTCCCATGGCCTTAGCACCATGATTTAAAATAAAGAACGGGACACCCCTGCGCTCACCTTCCCTTAAATAAGATGCAAAATAATCCTCTTTTACTTTTTTATTATATTTATCTTTTTTATAAATTTCGTAATCGAAAATAATAAAGTTGGATTTTTCTGCCGTTAAAACAGAAAATAAAAGAGGATCAACAACGGCACAATTATGGCAACCGATCCCTGTCAAATATGCCGCACACATAAAATCTGTATTCTGATCCGGATCAGCAGCGACAGAAATCGAAGCGAGGGATAAGAAAAGAAAAAATACAACAATAAATAAGAAAAAAGTTTTAAAACGCATAATTAAAACACCTCTTGCATGCAACACTAAGAATATTAATAATTAAATGACGTGAATATTATATAAGTTTGATTAAAAAATACAACAAGAAATCTTTCAGTTTTTAAATTAAACTCTGTGGAGCTTCTTTGTTGCAAAACATGCATCCGTTGTCAAATTAACACCTAAGCGCCTTAAGCCCGCCTCATCTCCAGGTGTTGGAATATGCGTCATATGAACCTCGCACCCTTCTAATTCAGAAATTTTCTCAAGCGCTGCTTGAGCCATTGGGCTTGTCGCCGCACTCATACTTAACAAAATAAGAACTTCGTCAACATCAAGACTTACGCTTTTTGCTTTTAAAATATTTTTCCTAAAATTCGTCACAGAATCAATAATAGCAGGAGACAATAAATGAATTTTATCTGGAATACCAGATAAATGCTTAACGGCATTTAAAATCAAGCTTGAACCTGCATGCATGAGCGCCGTATTCTTTCCTGTTAAAATTGTTCCATCACCAAGCTCAATAGCCGCTCCACAAAAAATGCCTTCATTTCCTTTCTTCTTTCTTTCCGCTTCTTTAGCAGCTTCTCTGGCCGGACCAACCACATTGCGATCGCTTGGGCGAACACAAAGTTCGTTCATAATCAATTCTGCTCGCTCCACTGTCTCTTGATCCTCAAGACCCATGAAATGTTCTGATTGACAACGAAAAAAACGACGGATAACTTCTTGTTTAGCCGCCTCTTTAACCACTTCGTCGTTAATAATACCGAATCCAGCTCTATTAACACCCATATCCGTTGGTGATTTGTAAACAGTATCTTCTCCCATAATTTTTTCAAGGATTCTTCTAATAATGGGAAAAGCCTCAACATCACGATTATAGTTAATAGTCGGCTCTCCATGCGCCTCTAGATGAAAAGGATCGATCATATTAAAATCCTTTAAATCAGCCGTCGCTGCTTCATATGCAATATTAACAGGATGTTTCAAAGGAATGCTCCAAATTGGAAAAGTTTCAAACTTTGCATATCCCGCTTTAATCCCCCGCTTATGCTCATGATAAACTTGCGAAAGGCAAGTAGCTAATTTCCCGCTTCCAGGACCCGGTCCAGTAATGATAACAAGCTTATTTTTTGTCTCAATATATTCATTTGCGCCATAGCCTTCATCGCTAACAATAGAATTAACATCTGTGGGGTATCCCTTTGTAAAGCTGTGTGTGTAGACCCTAATTTTTAAACGCTCAAGCTTATCCTTAAAAATCTTTGCCGATGGCTGACCATTATAGCGAGTGATGACAACAGCTGAAATGTCAATTCCCCAATCCCTTAAATCATCAATCAACTTAAAG
The Candidatus Omnitrophota bacterium DNA segment above includes these coding regions:
- a CDS encoding CoA-binding protein; translation: MNVAIVGASHKVDRYSNKALKLLREKGHIVFPIHPRLKEIDGVKVFSSLKDISEKIDTITFYVGQNISSMMTQDVIGICPRRIIFNPGAENPDLLKKAQENNIDAINACTLVLLSTQQF
- a CDS encoding transketolase; translated protein: MTEKKSDVKALQEIALELRKNILQVINSAKSGHPGGSLSAVEILISLYGYKMNYKSTDPNWEDRDRLIISKGHASPAVYTVLSHFGYFPKEELSTFRKLGTRLQGHVHRKVPGVELNTGSLGHGLSVANGLALGARMRNKDFKIYCLMGDGEIQEGSVWEAAMTAAHFKLNNVCAIVDYNKVQENGLISDIMGLEPLAEKWKSFGWEVINVNGHDFNELIKALDQFVDTKEKPTVIIANTIKGKGVSFMENKCQWHGKAPNDEQLKEALSELR
- the pyk gene encoding pyruvate kinase; translated protein: MTKVKTQIICTLGPSSESAAVLRKMILAGMDVARLNFSHGTHKDHLEKMKLIRSLNSKYRRHIKILQDLEGFRIRIGSLKNFASRCVPLKKNQIVYLTNDESYHSKSAIPFDYDGSLKDIKPESHMYIEDGNIVLLIKKCTKKVLTAKTIVPGIIKENKGINIPDVKLKFKGMTDKDVFDLEFGLKHDVDFVAQSFIRNKQDILNVRDIVNHHKKKCLIIAKIENRQGVDNIDEIIDASDGIMVARGDMGVCFPIYEVPVLQKVIIRKCRAKRKFVITATQMLESMTSHIRPTRAEATDVANAIIDGTNYTMLSEETAAGKYPVEAVTTMNEICKFTEQAIAKKVI
- a CDS encoding patatin-like phospholipase family protein translates to MTSPVSIINKFFIIRQIPAFSSLNWLELHQIASRCTFREYSKGAIIYEKGDSPDGFYCLVSGRVCAYNLSDSGEKKNVEYIYRGTYFGIISLLTGEPHSLTFETLNDALVLRIEKDDFHDILSKVPRLAVDFSYTLSRRLKKQQHHQKSIFESTIISTYSPRQGTGGSIYAFNLAHHLKKETGKKVIFIDMNCVLSSGSYEKKASRLSPLWKNQPINLNEVIDHYENTESSIIKSDQSADLLSVCFDSKDSVVSTKISQFVSSLANEYHFIVLDLPSQSDNDVLTTLNQSDDIHLILGDSKADLISGKLFLRKLEHSGLGESKKQKIKIFVRQTDNKKRVPYEKINQILEQDIYAYLSEIFEDDNTETISLDMFQVLMPDMSTKFSQQMRKIAREIGDVRVGLVLGGGAALGISHIGVLRVIEKEGIPVDIVVGSSIGALIAGLWALGRDAQEIEKLAREFESRIRCLHLLDIIFPKSGFIGGYMIKRWLRKKIGKQTFYNTRIPLKIVAYDLTKREDLIIDGGDVVDAIRKSIAIPGVISPVIEGDHVIIDGGIVNPLPTNVLASMGIRKIIAVNILKSPQDVLKDYQISKEKEEKKRPSFALALPFYFLQRCIAKAWTKLLTPNICDIIVSSFQSVDYVLAEQSAQQADVLIHPDLTGIDWFELYKVDELIRSGEVATQNKINDIKQVVSQ
- a CDS encoding DUF1846 domain-containing protein, translating into MPKKIGFDNEKYLNEQKAAILERLSKFDNKLYLEFGGKLLFDYHASRVLPGFDPNVKMRLFKQLKDEADFILCIYAGDIERRKMRADFGITYDADAFKLIDDLRDWGIDISAVVITRYNGQPSAKIFKDKLERLKIRVYTHSFTKGYPTDVNSIVSDEGYGANEYIETKNKLVIITGPGPGSGKLATCLSQVYHEHKRGIKAGYAKFETFPIWSIPLKHPVNIAYEAATADLKDFNMIDPFHLEAHGEPTINYNRDVEAFPIIRRILEKIMGEDTVYKSPTDMGVNRAGFGIINDEVVKEAAKQEVIRRFFRCQSEHFMGLEDQETVERAELIMNELCVRPSDRNVVGPAREAAKEAERKKKGNEGIFCGAAIELGDGTILTGKNTALMHAGSSLILNAVKHLSGIPDKIHLLSPAIIDSVTNFRKNILKAKSVSLDVDEVLILLSMSAATSPMAQAALEKISELEGCEVHMTHIPTPGDEAGLRRLGVNLTTDACFATKKLHRV
- a CDS encoding transketolase family protein — protein: MDKIPTRDGFGEELVTLGKEREDIVVVSADLEDATRAEYFKKEFPDRFFNLGIAEQDVIGTAVGLSMQGYVAFASSFAVFMTNRAYDQIRIDVCQNNANVKIVCSHAGLTVGEDGATAQSFEDIAIMRVLANMSVICPVDTIEAKKATRWMTSHYGPVYMRTSRAPFPVLTKEDDVFEFGKASIMREGKDVTLIGSGLMVYESLQAAEILKKQGIDARVINLHTVKPLDEAALVACAKETGAIVTAEEHQIIGGMGSAVAELLSQEYPTPIEMVGIKDVYGETGDPEGLLKKYHLKDVDIAEAAKRAIKRKK